The Mycobacterium seoulense genome has a window encoding:
- a CDS encoding cytochrome P450, protein MTDTEGFVDQTVTGLADPQPMYKALRESSPVFRSPQAVVLSRLADIEMALKHTELFSSNMDAVDLGNVRPLIPLQIDPPEHAKYRRILDPLFTPREMARREPRVTELVNEMIDGFADRGECDFHTEFAVPLPCTVFLQLLGLPLEDLDKFLAWKDGVIRPEGDSGFDRRHESSAAVAQQIYDYFDRAIDDHIASPRDDVLSAMIAADIAGRPLSREELLDICFLFLIAGLDTVTDSLDCFFVYLARHPDHRHQLVEQPDVLPSAIEELLRWETPVPGVARVAMQDVEVGGCPISKGERVSPLLGAANTDPAEFADPELVDFTRNPNRHRAFGGGPHRCLGSHLARMELRVALREFHRRIPDYEIKPGTQLAYTAALRSVESLPLVFPVP, encoded by the coding sequence ATGACAGATACCGAAGGGTTCGTCGACCAAACGGTGACGGGTCTGGCGGACCCCCAGCCGATGTACAAGGCGTTGCGCGAGTCCAGCCCGGTGTTCCGGTCGCCGCAGGCGGTGGTGCTCAGCCGCCTGGCCGACATCGAGATGGCGCTCAAACACACCGAGTTGTTCTCGTCGAACATGGACGCGGTCGACCTGGGCAACGTGCGGCCGCTGATCCCCCTGCAGATCGACCCGCCCGAGCACGCCAAGTACCGCCGCATCCTCGATCCGCTGTTCACTCCGCGGGAGATGGCCCGGCGCGAACCGCGCGTCACCGAGCTGGTGAACGAGATGATCGACGGCTTCGCCGACCGGGGCGAGTGCGACTTCCACACCGAATTCGCGGTGCCCCTTCCGTGCACCGTCTTCCTGCAGCTGCTCGGGCTGCCGCTGGAAGACCTCGACAAGTTTCTGGCATGGAAGGACGGCGTGATCCGCCCGGAAGGTGACTCCGGCTTCGACCGGCGCCACGAGAGCTCGGCCGCGGTGGCCCAACAGATCTACGACTATTTCGACCGCGCCATCGACGACCACATCGCCAGCCCCCGCGACGACGTGCTGTCGGCGATGATCGCCGCCGACATCGCCGGGCGGCCGCTGTCGCGCGAGGAACTCCTCGACATCTGCTTCCTGTTCCTGATCGCCGGCCTGGACACGGTGACCGACTCCCTCGACTGTTTCTTCGTCTACCTGGCGCGCCACCCCGACCACCGCCATCAGCTGGTCGAGCAGCCCGACGTGCTGCCGAGCGCCATCGAGGAGTTGTTGCGCTGGGAGACACCGGTTCCCGGCGTCGCTCGGGTCGCCATGCAGGACGTCGAGGTGGGCGGCTGTCCCATCAGCAAGGGCGAACGCGTCAGCCCCCTGCTGGGCGCGGCCAACACCGACCCGGCGGAATTCGCCGATCCGGAGTTGGTGGACTTCACCCGTAACCCGAATCGGCACCGCGCGTTCGGGGGCGGGCCGCACCGGTGCCTCGGCTCCCACCTCGCCCGCATGGAGCTGCGGGTGGCGTTGCGCGAATTCCACCGGCGCATACCGGATTACGAGATCAAGCCCGGCACCCAGCTGGCCTACACCGCGGCCCTGCGGTCGGTGGAGTCGCTGCCGCTGGTCTTTCCGGTGCCTTAG
- a CDS encoding 2OG-Fe(II) oxygenase — protein sequence MSRWQKRVDSGDWAAIAGAVDEYGGALLPRLVTTGEAARLRQLYDDDGLFRSTIDMAPRRYGAGQYRYFAAPYPAPIEELKQALYPRLLPIARDWWGRLGRDAPWPDGLDDWLATCHAAGQTRSTALMLRYRAGDWNALHRDLYGDLVFPLQVVINLSSPDADYTGGEFLLVEQRMRAQSRGLATQLPQGHGFVFTTRERPVASSRGWSAAPVRHGVSVVRSGERYALGLIFHDAA from the coding sequence ATGTCCCGGTGGCAGAAGCGCGTCGACTCCGGCGACTGGGCGGCCATCGCTGGCGCCGTCGACGAGTACGGCGGGGCGCTGCTGCCGCGGCTGGTCACCACCGGCGAGGCGGCGCGGCTCCGCCAGCTCTACGACGACGACGGCCTGTTCCGCTCGACCATCGACATGGCACCCAGGCGATACGGCGCCGGGCAGTACCGCTACTTCGCCGCGCCCTATCCCGCGCCGATCGAGGAGCTCAAACAGGCGCTGTATCCACGGCTGCTGCCGATAGCCCGCGACTGGTGGGGCAGGCTGGGCCGCGATGCGCCCTGGCCGGACGGGTTGGACGATTGGCTGGCGACCTGCCACGCCGCCGGGCAGACCAGGTCCACCGCGCTGATGCTCAGGTACCGCGCGGGCGACTGGAACGCCCTGCATCGAGACCTCTACGGGGACTTGGTGTTTCCGCTTCAGGTGGTGATCAACCTGAGCTCGCCAGACGCGGACTACACCGGCGGGGAATTCCTCCTGGTCGAACAGCGGATGCGGGCCCAGTCCCGCGGCCTGGCAACGCAATTGCCGCAGGGGCACGGCTTCGTATTCACCACGCGGGAGCGGCCGGTCGCCTCGAGCCGCGGCTGGTCCGCGGCACCGGTGCGCCACGGTGTATCGGTCGTGCGCTCCGGCGAACGGTATGCCCTGGGTCTGATCTTTCACGACGCGGCCTGA
- a CDS encoding alpha/beta hydrolase, whose product MGLSRRDKVARTLLVWTTVAAVALLVAGCVRVVGGRAVLAGPRLGQAVEWTPCRSSNPKAKIPAGALCGKLAVPVDYDHLDGDVATLAMIRFPATGDKVGSLVINPGGPGESGIEAALGVVQSLPKRVRERFDLVGFDPRGVGSSRPSVWCNSDADNDRLRTEPNVDYSPAGVAHIEDETKEFVGRCVDKMGKNFLANVGTVNVARDLDAIRAALGDDKLTYLGYSYGTRIGSAYAEAYPDKVRAMILDGAVDPNADPIEADLRQAKGFQDAFNDYATECAKQSSCPLGTDPAKAVDVYHSLVDPLVDPNNPMVGRPAPTNDPRGLSYSDAIVGTIMALYSPTLWHHLTDGLSELVNHRGDTLLALADMYMRRDAHGHYTNATDARVAINCVDQPPITDRAKVIDEDRRSREIAPFMSYGKFTGDAPLGTCAFWPVPPTSKPHTISAPGLAPTVVVSTTHDPATPYKAGVDLANQLRSSLLTYDGTQHTVVFQGDSCIDNYVTAYLVGGATPPSGAKC is encoded by the coding sequence ATGGGTCTGTCTCGCCGCGACAAGGTCGCGCGCACGCTGCTGGTTTGGACAACGGTCGCTGCCGTGGCGCTCCTCGTCGCGGGTTGCGTACGCGTTGTCGGCGGGCGCGCCGTCCTGGCCGGGCCGAGGCTCGGGCAGGCGGTGGAGTGGACGCCGTGCCGAAGCTCGAACCCGAAGGCCAAGATTCCCGCCGGCGCGCTGTGCGGCAAGCTGGCGGTGCCGGTCGACTACGACCACCTCGACGGAGACGTCGCGACGCTGGCGATGATTCGCTTCCCCGCCACCGGGGACAAGGTCGGCTCGTTGGTGATCAACCCCGGCGGTCCCGGTGAGTCCGGCATCGAGGCCGCCCTGGGGGTCGTTCAGTCGTTGCCGAAGCGGGTCCGCGAACGGTTCGACCTGGTGGGCTTCGACCCGCGCGGGGTGGGCTCGTCGCGGCCGTCGGTCTGGTGCAACTCCGACGCCGACAACGACCGGCTGCGCACCGAGCCGAACGTCGACTACAGCCCGGCGGGCGTCGCCCACATCGAGGACGAGACGAAGGAGTTCGTCGGCCGCTGTGTCGACAAGATGGGCAAGAACTTTTTGGCCAACGTCGGCACGGTCAACGTCGCCAGGGACCTGGACGCGATCCGCGCGGCGCTGGGCGACGACAAGCTGACCTACCTCGGCTACTCCTATGGCACCCGGATCGGCTCGGCCTACGCCGAGGCCTACCCGGACAAGGTGCGGGCGATGATCCTGGACGGGGCCGTCGACCCCAACGCCGATCCCATCGAGGCGGACCTGCGCCAGGCCAAGGGCTTTCAGGATGCCTTCAACGACTACGCCACCGAGTGCGCCAAGCAGTCGAGCTGCCCGCTGGGCACCGACCCGGCCAAGGCCGTCGACGTCTATCACAGCCTGGTCGACCCGCTGGTCGACCCGAACAACCCGATGGTCGGCAGGCCGGCCCCCACGAATGACCCACGGGGACTGAGCTATAGCGACGCCATCGTCGGCACGATCATGGCGCTGTACTCGCCGACGTTGTGGCACCACCTCACCGACGGGCTCAGCGAACTGGTCAACCACCGCGGCGACACCCTGCTGGCTTTGGCCGACATGTACATGCGCCGCGACGCGCACGGTCACTACACCAATGCCACTGACGCGCGGGTCGCCATCAACTGCGTCGATCAGCCGCCGATCACCGACCGTGCCAAGGTGATTGACGAAGACCGCCGCTCGCGGGAGATCGCGCCGTTCATGAGCTACGGCAAGTTCACCGGCGACGCCCCACTGGGCACCTGCGCGTTCTGGCCGGTTCCGCCGACGAGCAAGCCGCACACCATCTCCGCGCCCGGCCTGGCCCCGACCGTGGTGGTGTCGACCACCCACGATCCCGCCACCCCCTACAAGGCCGGGGTGGATCTGGCCAACCAGTTGCGCAGTTCGCTGCTCACCTACGACGGGACCCAGCACACGGTGGTGTTCCAGGGCGACAGCTGCATCGACAACTACGTCACGGCCTATCTGGTGGGCGGGGCGACGCCGCCCAGCGGCGCAAAGTGTTAG
- a CDS encoding alpha/beta hydrolase, translating to MTAMSRLRPLSSALLSFGLLVGQSATGPAVAGATPEPGAGQTAAPRPSAATPQAWGSCGQFTTDTSDVPTAQCTTVSVPVDYDNPGAGQARLAVIRVPATGQRIGSLLVNPGGPGGSAVDMVAGMASNLDGTPIRRNFDLVGFDPRGVGHSTPALRCRSDAEFDAYRREPMVDYSPAGVAHIEQLYQQLAQQCASRMGPGFLANVGTASVARDMDMVRQTLGDDQINYLGYSYGTELGTAYLEKFGAHVRAMVLDGAIDPTVGPVDENVQQMAGFQTAFNDYAADCARSAGCPLGTDPAQFVNRYHALVDPLVAKPGRTSDPRGLSYADATTGTINALYTPAHWKYLTSGLLGLQRDTDAGDLLLLADDYEGRDRGGHYTNDQDAFNAIRCVDAPTPKDSASWVSADQRIRRAAPFLSYGQFTGSAPRDLCALWPVPATSTPHAASPAAPGKVVVVSTTHDPATPYQAGVNLARQLGGPLITYDGTQHTAVFNGDQCVDAAVMRYLVAGALPPPAYRCQS from the coding sequence ATGACAGCCATGTCGCGCCTGAGACCGCTGAGTTCGGCGCTCCTGTCATTCGGGCTGTTGGTCGGGCAATCCGCGACGGGACCGGCTGTCGCCGGCGCCACCCCGGAACCCGGTGCGGGGCAGACCGCGGCCCCCAGGCCGTCGGCGGCGACGCCGCAGGCATGGGGGAGCTGCGGTCAATTCACCACGGACACAAGCGATGTCCCGACCGCGCAGTGCACCACCGTCTCCGTCCCGGTCGACTACGACAATCCCGGAGCGGGGCAAGCCAGGCTCGCGGTGATCCGCGTGCCGGCCACCGGCCAGCGGATCGGTTCCCTGCTGGTCAATCCGGGCGGTCCCGGCGGGTCGGCAGTCGACATGGTGGCCGGGATGGCTTCGAATCTCGACGGCACCCCCATCAGGCGCAACTTCGACCTCGTCGGCTTCGACCCGCGGGGGGTGGGGCACTCAACCCCGGCCCTGCGCTGCCGCTCGGACGCCGAGTTCGACGCCTACCGGCGCGAGCCGATGGTCGACTACAGCCCGGCCGGTGTGGCGCACATCGAACAGCTCTACCAGCAGCTGGCCCAGCAATGCGCGAGCCGCATGGGGCCCGGGTTCCTGGCCAACGTCGGCACCGCCTCGGTCGCGCGCGACATGGACATGGTCCGTCAGACGCTGGGCGACGACCAGATCAACTACCTCGGCTACAGCTACGGAACCGAGCTGGGCACCGCATACCTGGAGAAGTTCGGTGCCCACGTCCGGGCGATGGTGCTCGACGGCGCGATCGACCCCACCGTCGGGCCGGTCGACGAGAACGTTCAGCAAATGGCGGGATTCCAAACCGCTTTCAACGACTACGCCGCCGACTGCGCCCGATCGGCGGGCTGCCCGTTGGGCACCGACCCGGCCCAATTCGTCAACCGCTACCACGCGCTGGTCGACCCGTTGGTCGCCAAGCCGGGTCGGACGTCGGACCCCCGCGGCCTGAGCTACGCCGACGCGACCACCGGCACCATCAACGCGCTGTACACGCCGGCGCACTGGAAGTACCTGACCAGCGGTCTGCTCGGGCTGCAGCGCGACACCGATGCGGGCGACCTGCTGCTGCTCGCCGACGACTACGAAGGCCGCGACCGCGGCGGGCACTACACCAACGATCAGGATGCATTCAATGCGATCCGATGCGTCGACGCGCCCACGCCGAAGGATTCGGCGAGCTGGGTCTCCGCCGATCAGCGCATCCGCCGGGCGGCGCCGTTCCTCAGCTACGGGCAGTTCACCGGGAGCGCGCCCCGCGACCTGTGCGCGCTGTGGCCGGTGCCGGCCACGTCGACGCCGCACGCCGCGTCGCCCGCGGCGCCGGGCAAGGTCGTCGTGGTCTCTACCACCCACGATCCGGCCACCCCGTACCAGGCCGGGGTCAACCTGGCGCGCCAGCTGGGCGGCCCGCTGATCACCTACGACGGGACGCAGCACACCGCGGTGTTCAACGGGGACCAGTGTGTGGACGCCGCGGTGATGCGTTACCTCGTTGCGGGCGCGTTGCCGCCCCCGGCCTACCGGTGCCAGTCATGA
- a CDS encoding glycoside hydrolase 5 family protein codes for MRRRTVLKIPLLLAGGAALTRAPRAAAQPAPGTSPQASRWSPERADRWYQAQGWPVGANYITSNAINQLEMFQAETFDPRRIDTELGWARANGLNAVRVFLHDLLWAQDPRGFQVRLGQFVDIAARHDIKPLFVLFDSCWDPHPQSGPQRAPTPGVHNSGWVQAPGAQRLDDRAYLQTLRGYVTGVLTQFRTDDRVLGWDLWNEPDNPSKYYRSVERADKLDLVADLLPQVFGWARSVDPSQPLTSGVWDGEWADPGRRSVISGIQLDNSDVITFHSYAEPAEFESRIAELAPQGRPMLCTEYMARPLGSTVQGVLPIAKRYNVGAFNWGLVAGKTQTFFPWDSWEHPYPAMPAEWFHDLLAPDGRPFRDPEMQTIRELSGLAMHLREDPPPPP; via the coding sequence GTGCGCCGTCGAACGGTGCTGAAGATACCGCTGTTACTGGCAGGAGGCGCTGCACTGACCCGAGCACCTCGCGCGGCCGCGCAACCCGCGCCTGGCACCTCGCCGCAGGCAAGCCGCTGGTCCCCTGAGCGCGCCGACCGCTGGTATCAGGCGCAGGGCTGGCCGGTCGGGGCGAACTACATCACGTCGAACGCGATCAACCAGCTGGAGATGTTTCAGGCCGAGACGTTCGACCCGCGACGCATCGACACCGAGCTGGGCTGGGCCCGGGCCAACGGGCTGAACGCGGTGCGGGTCTTCCTGCACGATCTGCTGTGGGCGCAGGACCCTCGGGGGTTCCAAGTCCGCCTGGGCCAGTTCGTCGACATCGCGGCCCGCCACGACATCAAGCCGTTGTTCGTCCTGTTCGACTCCTGCTGGGACCCGCATCCCCAGTCCGGTCCGCAGCGCGCGCCGACCCCCGGCGTGCACAACTCCGGGTGGGTGCAGGCCCCCGGCGCGCAACGCCTCGATGACCGCGCCTACCTGCAGACCCTGCGCGGCTACGTCACCGGGGTGCTCACCCAATTCCGCACCGACGACCGCGTTTTGGGCTGGGACCTGTGGAACGAGCCCGACAACCCATCGAAGTACTACCGCTCGGTCGAGCGGGCCGACAAGCTGGACCTGGTCGCCGACCTGCTGCCGCAGGTGTTCGGCTGGGCGCGTTCGGTCGACCCGTCTCAACCGCTGACCAGCGGTGTCTGGGACGGCGAGTGGGCGGACCCCGGGCGCCGCAGCGTGATCAGCGGCATCCAGCTGGACAACTCCGACGTGATCACCTTCCACTCCTACGCCGAGCCCGCGGAGTTCGAGAGCCGCATCGCCGAGCTCGCACCCCAGGGGCGACCGATGCTGTGCACCGAATACATGGCCCGGCCGTTGGGCAGCACCGTTCAGGGTGTGCTGCCCATCGCGAAGCGCTACAACGTCGGCGCGTTCAACTGGGGGCTGGTCGCCGGGAAGACCCAGACGTTCTTTCCATGGGATTCCTGGGAGCACCCGTACCCCGCCATGCCGGCCGAGTGGTTCCACGACCTGCTCGCGCCCGACGGACGGCCATTCCGTGACCCCGAGATGCAAACGATCCGCGAGCTGAGCGGCCTGGCGATGCATCTGCGGGAAGACCCGCCGCCGCCCCCATAG
- the tpx gene encoding thiol peroxidase, protein MAQITLSGKPVNTVGELPAIGSKAPAFNLIGSDLWVVDAEQFRGKPLVLNIFPSVDIAICATTVRTFNQRAAATGVSVVCVSKDLPFAFQRFCSAEGIDNVTTASAFRDSFGEDYGVTITDGPMAGLLARAVVVIGPDGTVTYTELVPEIEQEPNYDSALAVLG, encoded by the coding sequence ATGGCACAGATAACCCTGAGTGGAAAACCGGTCAACACTGTCGGCGAGCTGCCTGCCATCGGATCCAAAGCCCCGGCCTTCAATTTGATCGGCTCCGACCTGTGGGTGGTCGATGCCGAGCAGTTCCGCGGCAAGCCCCTCGTGCTGAACATTTTTCCGTCCGTCGATATCGCGATTTGCGCGACGACCGTGCGGACCTTCAACCAACGCGCCGCCGCGACCGGTGTGTCCGTGGTGTGCGTGTCAAAAGACCTGCCGTTCGCGTTTCAACGGTTCTGCAGCGCCGAAGGCATCGACAACGTCACGACAGCTTCGGCGTTCCGTGACAGCTTCGGCGAAGACTACGGCGTCACAATTACCGACGGTCCGATGGCGGGGCTCCTTGCCCGGGCCGTCGTGGTGATTGGCCCCGACGGCACGGTCACTTACACGGAGCTGGTGCCAGAAATCGAGCAGGAGCCGAATTACGACTCCGCGCTGGCCGTGCTGGGCTGA
- a CDS encoding molybdopterin-dependent oxidoreductase has protein sequence MIAGVAAAAVALGVAQLVGIPFGARADARAAIGAAVVDLAPGPVKEWAIQTLGALDKLFIAVAVLVVIAAIAAIAGTLETRRRPLGSAAIAAAGALGCAAVLSRQGATGLDVIPTVAGAACGVATLRLLTRRFRPAAQDPGEGAGHDETDVGRRRLVVLGLLGLGVVSGVAGAVITRLVHSVAADRNSFTLPRPRISAPPIPADVQPKGVALPSFVTPSADFYRVDTALSVPQLSHGDWRLRIHGMVNREATYSFADLAGFDVVEKVTTLTCVSNPVGGDLISTGIWTGYRVADLLAAAGVHPDADMVLSTSIDGFTAGTPVDALTDGRDALLAVALNGQPLPIEHGYPARLVVPGLYGYVSATKWVVEMELTRFDKAEAYWTRQGWAARAPIKTESRIDVPRDGQRVPIGPVVFGGVAWAQNRGVRAVEVRIDGGEWQPAEQGASYSNETWRLWSFPWQAKSPGKHSITVRATDNTGATQTADRVATVPDGATGWHTVDFTVAGT, from the coding sequence ATGATCGCCGGGGTCGCCGCCGCGGCCGTCGCGCTCGGGGTGGCTCAGCTGGTGGGCATCCCGTTCGGCGCGCGGGCCGACGCGCGTGCCGCGATCGGCGCAGCGGTCGTCGACCTCGCGCCGGGCCCCGTCAAAGAGTGGGCGATTCAGACCCTGGGTGCTCTGGACAAACTCTTCATCGCCGTCGCGGTGCTCGTGGTGATCGCCGCGATCGCCGCAATCGCCGGGACCCTGGAGACCCGGCGCCGCCCGCTCGGCAGCGCCGCGATCGCCGCCGCGGGCGCGCTCGGATGCGCCGCGGTGCTGTCGCGGCAGGGCGCGACAGGGCTCGACGTCATCCCCACCGTCGCGGGTGCGGCCTGCGGTGTGGCGACGCTACGGTTGCTCACCCGTCGGTTCCGGCCCGCCGCGCAAGACCCCGGAGAGGGCGCCGGTCACGACGAAACCGATGTCGGCAGGCGCAGGTTGGTCGTGCTCGGACTGCTCGGATTGGGGGTGGTGAGTGGCGTGGCGGGTGCGGTCATCACGCGGTTGGTGCATTCGGTGGCCGCCGACCGCAACAGTTTCACGCTTCCCCGGCCGCGCATATCGGCGCCACCCATACCAGCCGATGTGCAACCGAAAGGCGTTGCCCTGCCGAGCTTTGTCACCCCCAGCGCCGACTTCTACCGGGTGGACACCGCGCTCAGCGTTCCGCAACTCAGCCACGGCGACTGGCGGTTGCGCATCCACGGCATGGTGAACCGCGAAGCCACGTACAGCTTCGCCGATCTCGCCGGCTTTGACGTCGTCGAAAAGGTCACGACGCTCACCTGCGTGTCCAATCCCGTTGGTGGCGACCTCATTTCAACCGGAATCTGGACGGGCTACCGGGTTGCCGATCTGCTTGCGGCGGCCGGCGTGCACCCGGACGCCGACATGGTGCTCTCGACATCGATCGACGGCTTCACCGCCGGCACGCCGGTGGATGCACTCACCGATGGCCGTGACGCGCTCCTGGCGGTCGCCCTCAACGGTCAGCCCCTGCCGATCGAGCACGGTTATCCGGCCCGGCTGGTCGTGCCCGGGCTCTACGGGTACGTGTCGGCCACCAAATGGGTCGTCGAGATGGAGCTGACCCGCTTCGACAAAGCAGAGGCGTACTGGACGCGGCAGGGCTGGGCGGCGCGTGCACCCATCAAGACCGAATCGCGGATCGACGTGCCGAGAGATGGGCAGCGGGTGCCGATAGGGCCCGTGGTGTTCGGCGGTGTCGCGTGGGCGCAGAATCGCGGCGTGCGGGCCGTGGAAGTCCGGATCGACGGCGGCGAGTGGCAGCCCGCCGAACAGGGCGCAAGCTATTCCAACGAGACGTGGCGACTGTGGAGCTTTCCCTGGCAGGCGAAAAGCCCCGGGAAACACTCGATCACCGTGCGCGCCACCGACAACACCGGCGCCACCCAGACGGCGGACCGGGTCGCCACCGTCCCCGACGGCGCCACCGGCTGGCACACGGTGGACTTCACCGTGGCCGGGACTTGA
- a CDS encoding CYTH and CHAD domain-containing protein produces the protein MPANAPQTSRHREVERKFDVGESTVSPSFEGIAAVAHVEKSPTQRLDATYFDTPAQDLARNKITLRRRTGGSDAGWHLKLPAGPEARTEVRAPLDASGPGGPDTVPEELVDVVLAIVRDRPLEPVARITTQRETQVLKAADGTPLAEFCNDHVTAWSAATSEDADLEPTQQEWREWELELAESDGAPDTELLNRLGNRLLDAGAAPAGHASKLARVLGTTPPQPNDTQPAEHPLQRAVAEQIRELLVWDRAVRADAFDSIHQMRVTTRKLRSLLRDYQESFGLPDDGWVLDELRELAGILGIARDAEVLAERYERELDGLTPDLVRGPVHERLVGGAQRRYQTGLRRSLIAMRSQRYFRLLDALDAIAAQPPGTAAGEEHAPVTIDAAYKKVRKAAKAAAEVERERPDDEHGRDEAVHRIRKRAKRLRYTAAATGADKVSEQAKAVQSLLGDHQDSVVSREHLRHESEAAHAAGEDTFTYGMLYQQEADLAERCEQQLDDALRKLAKAVRKARS, from the coding sequence ATGCCTGCAAACGCGCCGCAAACCTCGCGCCACCGCGAGGTGGAGCGCAAGTTCGATGTCGGCGAGTCCACCGTGTCACCTTCGTTCGAAGGCATCGCCGCGGTTGCGCACGTCGAGAAGTCACCCACCCAGCGACTGGACGCCACGTACTTCGACACCCCCGCACAGGACCTCGCCCGTAACAAGATCACCCTGCGTCGCCGTACCGGCGGCTCGGATGCCGGGTGGCACCTGAAGCTGCCGGCCGGGCCCGAAGCGCGTACCGAAGTCCGGGCACCGCTGGACGCCTCGGGCCCGGGCGGGCCCGACACGGTGCCCGAGGAGTTGGTGGACGTCGTGCTGGCGATCGTGCGCGACCGCCCGCTCGAACCGGTCGCCCGCATCACCACCCAGCGCGAAACCCAGGTGCTGAAGGCGGCCGACGGCACTCCCCTGGCCGAGTTCTGCAACGACCACGTCACCGCCTGGTCGGCCGCCACTTCCGAGGACGCCGACTTGGAGCCCACCCAGCAGGAGTGGCGCGAATGGGAACTCGAACTCGCCGAATCGGACGGGGCGCCGGACACCGAGCTGTTGAACAGGTTGGGTAATCGGCTGCTCGACGCCGGCGCAGCGCCGGCCGGGCATGCCTCCAAGCTGGCGCGGGTGCTCGGCACGACGCCGCCGCAGCCCAATGACACGCAGCCCGCTGAGCACCCGTTGCAGCGGGCGGTGGCCGAGCAGATTCGCGAACTCCTGGTGTGGGACCGCGCGGTGCGGGCCGACGCCTTCGATTCCATCCACCAGATGCGGGTCACCACCCGCAAGTTGCGCAGCCTGCTGCGCGACTATCAGGAGTCGTTCGGGCTGCCCGACGACGGCTGGGTGCTCGACGAACTGCGCGAGCTGGCCGGCATCCTCGGCATCGCGCGCGACGCCGAGGTCCTCGCGGAGCGCTACGAACGTGAATTGGACGGCCTCACACCGGATTTGGTGCGCGGGCCGGTGCACGAGCGCCTGGTCGGCGGTGCCCAGCGGCGCTACCAGACGGGGCTACGCCGGTCGCTGATCGCCATGCGTTCCCAGCGCTACTTCCGGCTGCTCGACGCCTTGGACGCGATAGCGGCGCAACCGCCCGGCACCGCTGCGGGTGAAGAACACGCGCCGGTCACCATCGACGCCGCCTACAAGAAAGTCCGCAAGGCCGCCAAAGCCGCCGCCGAGGTGGAGCGGGAGCGCCCGGACGACGAGCACGGGCGCGACGAAGCGGTCCACCGGATTCGCAAGCGGGCCAAGCGACTTCGCTACACCGCCGCGGCCACCGGAGCCGACAAGGTCTCCGAGCAGGCGAAGGCCGTTCAGTCGCTGCTCGGTGACCACCAGGACAGCGTCGTCAGCCGCGAACACCTGCGCCACGAATCCGAAGCCGCCCACGCCGCCGGGGAGGACACCTTCACCTACGGCATGCTTTACCAGCAGGAGGCCGACCTGGCCGAGCGGTGCGAGCAGCAGCTCGACGACGCGTTGCGCAAACTCGCCAAGGCGGTGCGCAAGGCCCGGTCCTGA
- a CDS encoding ferredoxin, with product MSRIVVDADRCTGHGRCYTLAPDVFDADEVGHSVVLVAEVSGELEAQAVTAEQNCPEGAISLSR from the coding sequence ATGAGTCGCATCGTCGTCGACGCCGACCGCTGCACCGGGCACGGCCGCTGCTACACCCTGGCGCCCGACGTCTTCGACGCCGACGAGGTCGGCCACTCCGTCGTGCTGGTCGCCGAGGTGTCCGGCGAGCTCGAGGCGCAGGCCGTCACCGCGGAGCAAAACTGCCCCGAGGGCGCCATCTCCCTATCCCGTTGA
- the panB gene encoding 3-methyl-2-oxobutanoate hydroxymethyltransferase, with amino-acid sequence MSEQNVYGAGTSEQAQPLTKIRTHHLQKMKAEGHKWAMLTAYDYSTARIFDEAGIPVLLVGDSAANVVYGYDTTVPVSIDEMIPLVRGVVRGARHALVVADLPFGSYEAGPAQALASATRFMKEGGAHAVKLEGGERVAEQIACLTAAGIPVMAHIGFTPQSVNSLGGFRVQGRGDAAEQTVADAIAVAEAGAFSVVMEMVPAELATQITGKLTIPTIGIGAGPNCDGQVLVWQDMAGVSSGKAARFVKRFGDIGGELRRAAMQYAQEVAEGVFPADEHCF; translated from the coding sequence ATGTCTGAGCAGAACGTTTACGGTGCGGGCACGTCCGAGCAGGCGCAGCCGCTCACCAAAATCCGCACGCATCACCTGCAGAAGATGAAGGCCGAAGGGCACAAGTGGGCGATGCTCACGGCCTACGACTATTCGACCGCCCGCATCTTCGACGAGGCCGGCATTCCGGTCCTGCTGGTCGGCGACTCGGCCGCCAACGTGGTGTACGGCTACGACACCACGGTGCCCGTCTCGATCGACGAGATGATCCCGCTGGTCCGCGGCGTGGTGCGCGGCGCCCGCCACGCCCTGGTCGTCGCGGACCTGCCGTTCGGCAGTTACGAGGCGGGCCCGGCCCAGGCCCTGGCCTCTGCCACCCGGTTCATGAAGGAGGGCGGCGCCCACGCCGTCAAGCTCGAGGGCGGCGAGCGGGTCGCCGAGCAGATCGCCTGCCTGACCGCGGCGGGCATCCCGGTGATGGCGCACATCGGGTTCACGCCGCAGAGCGTGAACAGCCTGGGCGGCTTCCGGGTGCAGGGCCGTGGCGACGCCGCGGAACAGACCGTCGCCGACGCGATCGCGGTCGCCGAAGCCGGAGCGTTCTCCGTCGTGATGGAGATGGTGCCGGCCGAGCTGGCCACTCAGATCACCGGCAAGCTGACCATCCCGACCATCGGGATCGGCGCCGGCCCCAACTGCGACGGCCAGGTGCTGGTCTGGCAGGACATGGCCGGGGTCAGCAGCGGCAAGGCCGCCCGCTTCGTCAAGCGGTTCGGCGACATCGGCGGGGAATTGCGCCGGGCCGCAATGCAATATGCGCAAGAGGTGGCCGAAGGGGTCTTCCCGGCCGACGAGCACTGCTTCTGA